Proteins encoded together in one Bradyrhizobium sp. PSBB068 window:
- a CDS encoding MarR family transcriptional regulator gives MTETTAKKKLPAVVERFILHWGDMGDEWGVNRSVSQIHGLLYLAEAPMTAEDIADTLGMARSNVSNSIKELLSWGLIRRVPILGDRRDHFEAETDIWEVAAKIAAGRKEREIDPALAALRACVSDAADDPAISPLASKRLKEMLTFTELVDRWYSQMLNVPRPRLVALIKLGEKIVSFLPTGRAK, from the coding sequence ATGACAGAAACAACCGCCAAGAAAAAACTCCCCGCCGTCGTCGAACGCTTCATCCTGCATTGGGGCGACATGGGCGACGAATGGGGTGTCAACCGCTCGGTCAGCCAGATCCACGGGCTGCTCTACCTCGCCGAAGCGCCGATGACGGCTGAGGACATTGCCGACACGCTCGGCATGGCGCGCTCCAACGTCTCCAACTCGATCAAGGAGCTGTTGTCCTGGGGCTTGATCCGGCGGGTGCCGATCCTCGGCGACCGTCGCGACCACTTCGAGGCCGAGACCGACATCTGGGAGGTGGCGGCCAAGATCGCGGCCGGGCGCAAGGAGCGCGAGATCGATCCTGCGCTCGCGGCACTGCGCGCCTGCGTCTCCGACGCGGCCGACGACCCCGCCATCAGCCCGCTCGCCAGCAAGCGGCTGAAGGAGATGCTGACCTTCACCGAGCTGGTCGACCGCTGGTACTCGCAGATGCTGAACGTGCCGCGGCCGCGCCTGGTCGCGCTGATCAAGCTCGGCGAGAAGATTGTGAGTTTCCTGCCGACAGGCAGGGCCAAATAG
- a CDS encoding DUF4166 domain-containing protein, whose protein sequence is MASARISTLKTAPASDTKLLDDHRFRALLSDEDWGRLPVAIWRRFSKRFEDGNTVVYVGEVEEAASSRAGWWLAQAARLIGGPLPTGNETRVPMIVTVTEDAASGGQIWTRICARRDGFPQVIHSAKRFAGPTGLEEYVGFGVSMALRIAVEHEALVFHSVGYSLQLGPFRLPLPDWLTPGDLTVTHSDLGCGDFRFTLEIIHPRFGRLIRQSAVFREASS, encoded by the coding sequence ATGGCGTCAGCAAGGATATCCACCTTAAAGACAGCGCCGGCTTCCGATACCAAACTGCTCGACGACCATCGCTTCCGCGCGTTGCTGTCGGACGAGGATTGGGGCCGCCTGCCGGTCGCGATCTGGCGGCGCTTCTCGAAGCGCTTCGAGGACGGCAACACCGTCGTCTATGTCGGCGAGGTCGAGGAAGCCGCGAGCAGCCGCGCCGGCTGGTGGCTGGCGCAGGCCGCGCGGCTGATCGGCGGGCCGCTTCCGACCGGCAACGAGACCCGGGTGCCGATGATCGTCACGGTCACCGAGGACGCCGCAAGCGGCGGCCAGATCTGGACCCGGATCTGTGCGCGCCGCGACGGCTTCCCGCAGGTGATTCATTCTGCCAAGCGCTTTGCCGGCCCGACCGGGCTCGAGGAATATGTCGGGTTCGGCGTCAGCATGGCGCTCAGGATCGCGGTCGAGCACGAGGCGCTGGTGTTTCACAGCGTCGGCTATTCGTTGCAACTCGGTCCGTTCCGCCTGCCGCTGCCCGACTGGCTCACCCCCGGCGATCTCACCGTGACACATTCCGATCTCGGTTGCGGCGACTTCCGCTTCACGCTGGAGATCATCCACCCGCGTTTCGGCCGGCTGATCCGTCAGTCCGCCGTGTTCAGGGAGGCTTCGTCATGA
- a CDS encoding acetyl/propionyl/methylcrotonyl-CoA carboxylase subunit alpha, giving the protein MFKRILIANRGEIACRVIKTARRMGIETVAVYSEADRDALHVEMADDAVLIGPPAAAESYLLIDKIVEACRKTGAQAVHPGYGFLSEREAFPRALEAAGVVFIGPNPGAIAAMGDKIESKKAAAKAKVSTVPGHLGVIEDDKHAVQIADEIGYPVMIKASAGGGGKGMRIAHSKAEVAEGFNLAKAEAKSSFGDDRVFIEKFIVDPRHIEIQVLGDKHGNVIYLGERECSIQRRNQKVIEEAPSPLLDETTRRKMGEQAVALANAVNYDSAGTVEFVAGQDKSFYFLEMNTRLQVEHPVTELITGVDLVEQMIRVAAGEKLAIAQKDVTLTGWAVESRVYAEDPFRNFLPSIGRLVKYRPPAEASHDGITVRNDTGVQEGGEISIYYDPMIAKLVTHAPSRAAAIEAQATALDAFYVDGIRHNIPFLSALMNHPRWREGRLSTGFIAEEFPKGFSARAPEGEIARRLAAVGAAIDHVLGERKRQISGQMGGRVVQRERRRAVWLDRAEIALDVAREDDAIAVRFVGADGLPGNPHNLVSSWAPGEPVWQGTIDGNLVAVQVRAINNGFRLAHQGFEVPVYVFTETEATSARLMPVVSAADTGKKLLCPMPGLVVSIAVTEGQEVKAGETLAVVEAMKMQNVLRAERDGTVKKIHAAAGATLAVDALILEFA; this is encoded by the coding sequence ATGTTCAAACGAATCCTGATCGCCAACCGCGGCGAGATCGCCTGCCGGGTCATCAAGACTGCGCGCCGTATGGGGATTGAGACGGTCGCCGTCTACTCCGAGGCCGACCGCGACGCGCTGCATGTCGAGATGGCCGATGATGCCGTGCTGATCGGCCCGCCCGCCGCGGCCGAGAGCTATCTATTGATCGACAAGATCGTCGAAGCCTGCCGCAAGACCGGCGCGCAGGCGGTGCATCCCGGCTACGGCTTCCTTTCCGAGCGCGAGGCGTTTCCGCGCGCGCTGGAAGCCGCCGGCGTCGTCTTCATCGGCCCGAACCCCGGCGCGATCGCCGCGATGGGCGACAAGATCGAATCCAAGAAGGCCGCCGCAAAGGCGAAAGTCTCGACCGTGCCGGGTCATCTCGGCGTCATCGAGGACGACAAGCACGCGGTCCAGATCGCCGACGAGATCGGCTATCCCGTAATGATCAAGGCCTCCGCCGGCGGCGGTGGCAAGGGTATGCGCATCGCGCATTCCAAGGCCGAGGTCGCCGAGGGCTTCAACCTCGCCAAGGCCGAGGCGAAGTCGTCGTTCGGCGACGACCGCGTCTTCATCGAGAAGTTCATCGTCGATCCCCGGCACATCGAGATCCAGGTGCTCGGCGACAAGCATGGCAACGTGATTTACCTCGGCGAGCGCGAATGCTCGATCCAGCGCCGTAACCAGAAGGTCATCGAGGAGGCGCCGTCGCCGCTGCTCGACGAGACCACCCGCCGCAAGATGGGCGAGCAGGCGGTCGCTTTGGCCAATGCCGTGAACTACGATTCGGCGGGCACCGTGGAGTTCGTCGCCGGCCAGGACAAGAGCTTCTACTTCCTGGAGATGAACACCCGCCTGCAGGTCGAGCATCCCGTCACCGAACTGATCACCGGCGTCGACCTTGTCGAGCAGATGATCCGCGTCGCGGCCGGCGAGAAGCTCGCGATCGCGCAGAAGGACGTCACGCTGACCGGCTGGGCGGTGGAGTCCCGCGTCTATGCCGAGGATCCGTTCCGCAACTTCCTGCCGTCGATCGGCCGCCTGGTCAAATACCGTCCGCCGGCCGAAGCCAGCCATGACGGCATCACTGTTCGTAACGACACCGGCGTCCAGGAAGGCGGCGAGATCTCGATCTACTACGATCCGATGATCGCCAAGCTCGTCACCCACGCCCCGTCGCGCGCCGCCGCGATCGAGGCGCAGGCGACCGCGCTCGACGCCTTCTATGTCGACGGCATCAGGCACAACATTCCGTTCCTCTCGGCATTGATGAACCATCCGCGCTGGCGCGAGGGCCGGCTCTCGACCGGATTCATCGCCGAGGAATTCCCCAAGGGATTCTCGGCGCGCGCGCCCGAGGGCGAGATCGCGCGGCGGCTCGCAGCAGTGGGTGCCGCGATCGACCATGTGCTGGGCGAACGCAAGCGGCAGATTTCCGGCCAGATGGGCGGCCGCGTCGTGCAGCGCGAGCGCCGCCGCGCGGTGTGGCTCGATCGGGCCGAGATCGCGCTCGACGTCGCGCGCGAGGATGACGCCATCGCGGTGCGCTTCGTCGGCGCCGACGGGCTGCCTGGCAATCCGCACAATCTGGTGTCGAGCTGGGCGCCGGGCGAGCCGGTCTGGCAGGGCACCATCGACGGCAATTTGGTCGCCGTGCAGGTGCGCGCGATCAACAACGGCTTCCGCCTTGCGCATCAGGGTTTTGAAGTGCCGGTCTACGTCTTCACCGAGACCGAGGCGACCTCGGCGCGGCTGATGCCGGTGGTCTCGGCCGCCGACACCGGCAAGAAGCTGCTGTGCCCGATGCCGGGGCTCGTGGTGTCGATCGCGGTGACCGAAGGCCAGGAGGTCAAGGCTGGCGAGACGCTTGCGGTGGTCGAAGCCATGAAGATGCAGAACGTGCTGCGCGCCGAACGCGACGGCACGGTGAAGAAGATCCACGCCGCCGCCGGCGCCACGCTCGCGGTCGATGCGTTGATCCTGGAGTTCGCATAA
- a CDS encoding thermonuclease family protein has product MRFRNPVVTTLLLTCLFASPVLPATAGPAVTAIIKDAGTVQLGNTTYRLDGIDAPAVDQLCIDEHADVWTCGMEARDQLSKLIGGKPVHCDDIGVDPTYKKRRLGVCKIEGDPTNLSQVLVQKGYALNVETSATGRFKPDEATARDNRAGLWKGCFVAPRDFRAARKDGALLGNACPANRDTQIRDALFPADLPMPASCNIKGKYAVRARVTGNVGIYHLQACRSYPGLSNPDRWFCSEEDAQAAGFRRAYNCRPPKGK; this is encoded by the coding sequence ATGCGGTTTCGAAATCCGGTCGTCACGACACTTCTCCTGACATGCCTGTTCGCGAGCCCCGTCCTGCCGGCGACCGCTGGCCCCGCGGTCACCGCGATCATCAAGGACGCCGGCACCGTTCAGCTCGGCAACACGACCTATCGACTCGACGGCATCGATGCGCCGGCGGTTGACCAGCTCTGTATCGACGAGCACGCCGATGTCTGGACCTGTGGAATGGAAGCGCGCGACCAGCTCTCCAAGCTGATCGGCGGCAAGCCTGTTCACTGCGACGATATCGGCGTCGACCCGACCTACAAGAAGCGCCGCCTCGGCGTCTGCAAGATCGAGGGCGACCCGACCAACCTCAGCCAGGTGCTGGTGCAGAAGGGATACGCCCTCAACGTCGAGACGTCGGCCACTGGCCGATTCAAGCCGGATGAAGCCACCGCCAGGGACAATCGCGCGGGGCTGTGGAAGGGCTGCTTCGTGGCGCCGCGCGATTTTCGTGCCGCCAGGAAGGACGGTGCCCTGCTCGGCAATGCCTGTCCGGCCAACCGCGACACACAGATCCGCGACGCGCTCTTCCCCGCAGACCTGCCGATGCCGGCAAGCTGCAACATCAAGGGCAAGTACGCCGTGCGCGCCCGCGTCACCGGCAATGTCGGCATCTATCATTTGCAGGCGTGCCGCAGTTACCCGGGCCTCAGCAATCCGGATCGCTGGTTCTGCTCCGAAGAGGATGCGCAGGCCGCCGGGTTCCGCAGGGCCTATAATTGCCGTCCGCCCAAGGGCAAGTGA
- a CDS encoding TIGR01777 family oxidoreductase: MTPLLWTLVAIQIAMGAFDTFYHHEFTERLAWRPSQRHELQLHSVRNMLYALLFLVLGWLEVHGILAIAILAVLAVEVVITLMDFVEEDLSRKLPPSERINHTLLAINYGAILVLLVPVLIGWTTQPTGIAPAYAGLLSIFATTAAFGAALFGARDFAASRRLGRMATVPAATLVEKLPPRQTVLITGATGFIGSRLVASLAASGHQVIALIRNPAKAETLSPPVTLITSLDQLPACSVIDAVVNLAGEPIGNGLWTEAKRRRIIASRVDMTADVVKLIARLERKPQVLVSGSAIGWYGLWQDQVLTESAKSHACFSHELCEAWENAARPAADHGVRVAYLRIGLVVGTDGGFITRMLTPFEFGLGGPLGSGRQWMSWIERDDLVRLIAHVIAKPELSGPINATAPIPVTNTKFTEELGRRLHRPTIFRVPAALLRAVGGDFADELLLGGQRVLPNKALSNGFVFRHETLRSAFEAIL; this comes from the coding sequence ATGACGCCGCTGCTGTGGACCCTGGTCGCCATCCAGATCGCGATGGGCGCCTTCGACACCTTCTATCACCATGAATTCACCGAGCGGCTCGCCTGGCGTCCATCGCAGCGCCATGAGCTGCAGCTGCACAGCGTCCGCAACATGCTCTATGCGCTGCTGTTCCTCGTGCTCGGCTGGCTCGAGGTGCACGGCATTCTTGCGATTGCCATCCTGGCCGTGCTCGCGGTCGAGGTCGTCATCACGCTGATGGATTTCGTCGAGGAGGATCTGAGCCGCAAGCTGCCGCCGAGCGAGCGGATCAATCACACGCTGCTGGCGATCAACTACGGCGCGATCCTCGTGCTGCTGGTGCCGGTGCTGATCGGCTGGACCACGCAGCCGACCGGGATCGCTCCCGCTTATGCCGGGCTCCTGAGCATTTTTGCGACCACCGCGGCCTTCGGTGCGGCGCTGTTCGGCGCGCGCGACTTTGCCGCGTCCCGACGCCTGGGACGGATGGCAACCGTGCCGGCTGCGACGCTCGTCGAGAAACTGCCGCCCCGTCAGACCGTACTGATCACCGGCGCGACCGGCTTCATCGGCAGCCGCCTGGTCGCAAGCCTCGCCGCATCGGGCCATCAGGTGATCGCGCTGATCCGCAATCCGGCCAAGGCCGAGACGCTGTCGCCGCCGGTGACGCTGATCACCAGCCTCGACCAGTTGCCTGCGTGTTCAGTGATCGACGCCGTCGTCAATCTCGCCGGTGAGCCGATCGGCAACGGCCTGTGGACCGAGGCCAAGCGCCGCAGGATCATAGCCTCGCGCGTCGATATGACCGCTGATGTCGTCAAGCTGATCGCGCGCCTCGAGCGCAAGCCGCAGGTCTTGGTGAGTGGATCGGCGATCGGCTGGTACGGGCTCTGGCAGGACCAGGTGCTCACCGAGTCGGCGAAGTCCCATGCCTGCTTCAGTCACGAACTGTGCGAGGCCTGGGAGAACGCGGCCAGACCCGCCGCCGACCACGGCGTGCGCGTGGCGTATTTGCGGATCGGACTCGTGGTAGGCACCGACGGCGGCTTCATCACGCGGATGCTGACGCCGTTCGAGTTCGGTCTCGGCGGGCCGCTCGGCTCCGGCAGGCAGTGGATGTCGTGGATCGAGCGCGACGACCTCGTGCGGCTGATCGCGCATGTGATCGCGAAGCCCGAGCTCTCAGGGCCGATCAACGCGACCGCCCCGATCCCGGTCACCAACACGAAATTCACCGAAGAGCTCGGACGTCGCCTGCACCGGCCCACGATCTTCCGCGTGCCGGCCGCGCTGCTGCGTGCCGTCGGCGGCGACTTCGCCGACGAGTTGCTGCTCGGCGGTCAGCGCGTGCTGCCGAACAAGGCGCTGAGCAACGGCTTTGTGTTCCGGCACGAAACGTTGCGCAGCGCGTTCGAGGCGATCTTGTAG
- a CDS encoding isocitrate lyase/PEP mutase family protein, which yields MAFRRRREALRSILTGSGCIRPGSVYDATSIRIAEDLGFELGMFGGSVASLAVLGDPDIALITLTEFAEQIRRMSRASTLPVLVDADHGYGNALNVRRTVQEVEAAGAAGLTIEDTLLPQPFGETKTQLISREEGVGKMKAALDGRSDPSLVILGRTGAVSITNLDDAIARAKAYEAVGVDGLFFTGIKSRGELEALSAATTLPIVLGGAPEEMTAPDYLASQRVRIALQGHAPFAAATQAVYETLKALREGTSPRNLKGIASSELTSRAMREAETKARSGEFLGLKK from the coding sequence ATGGCCTTCCGCAGACGCCGCGAAGCACTGCGATCGATCCTCACCGGATCAGGCTGCATTCGGCCGGGCTCGGTCTATGACGCGACCTCGATCCGGATCGCAGAGGACCTCGGCTTCGAGCTCGGCATGTTCGGCGGCTCGGTGGCCTCGCTCGCCGTGCTCGGCGATCCCGACATCGCGCTGATCACACTGACCGAGTTCGCCGAGCAGATCCGGCGGATGTCGCGCGCATCGACGCTGCCGGTGCTGGTCGATGCCGACCACGGCTACGGCAACGCGCTCAATGTCCGCCGCACGGTCCAGGAGGTGGAAGCCGCCGGTGCCGCCGGCCTCACGATCGAGGACACGCTGCTGCCGCAGCCGTTCGGCGAGACGAAGACGCAACTGATCTCGCGCGAGGAGGGCGTCGGCAAGATGAAAGCCGCGCTCGACGGCCGCAGCGACCCGTCGCTCGTCATCCTCGGCCGGACCGGCGCCGTCTCGATCACCAACCTCGACGACGCGATCGCGCGCGCGAAGGCCTATGAGGCGGTCGGCGTCGATGGCTTGTTCTTCACCGGCATCAAATCGCGCGGTGAGCTGGAGGCACTGTCGGCCGCGACGACGCTGCCGATCGTGCTCGGCGGCGCACCGGAGGAGATGACCGCGCCGGACTATCTGGCAAGCCAGCGCGTCAGGATCGCGTTGCAGGGCCACGCGCCGTTCGCGGCCGCGACCCAGGCCGTCTACGAGACGCTGAAGGCGCTGCGCGAAGGCACCTCGCCAAGGAATCTCAAGGGCATTGCGTCCTCCGAACTGACCAGCCGCGCGATGCGCGAGGCGGAGACCAAGGCGCGCAGCGGCGAATTCCTCGGCCTGAAGAAGTGA
- a CDS encoding acylphosphatase, with protein sequence MSDVIRHVTITGRVQGVGYRAWVHEHANARGLEGWVRNRRDGSVEAMFVGPEGVVADMIKACGRGPISARVDRVQEDVGTADLLNLRGAGERFAFLPTV encoded by the coding sequence GTGAGCGATGTGATCCGCCACGTTACGATCACCGGACGCGTGCAGGGCGTCGGCTATCGCGCCTGGGTTCACGAACATGCGAACGCGCGCGGCCTCGAAGGCTGGGTTCGCAACCGCCGCGACGGCAGCGTCGAGGCGATGTTCGTCGGTCCCGAGGGCGTCGTCGCCGACATGATCAAGGCGTGCGGCCGCGGCCCGATCTCGGCGCGCGTCGACCGTGTGCAGGAAGACGTCGGCACGGCCGATCTGCTCAATCTGCGCGGGGCAGGCGAGCGCTTCGCCTTCCTGCCGACGGTCTGA
- a CDS encoding RNA-directed DNA polymerase yields MIRLGFWPDGEDAPAPAADVIRARADAMRELTELQRQNAMLGDPQRALKEMHKRRKAEAMARRQETKRRNAEARQSRAFAWYDRRKRDVLYLGEDVSRGLHARTTATLLRDGLPPLADAKALADAMGVPLGELRFLAFNRKVASVNHYQRFTIPKKSGGERLISAPMPRLKRAQYWVLENILARVPLHDAAHGFAPQRSILTNARNHVGRDVVINLDLKDFFPTLTYARVKGLFEALGYAEAVAIPLALLCTEPMVDQVALDGERHFIADGPRLLPQGAPTSPAITNLICRKLDKRLVRLSRVLGFVYSRCADDLTFSGSGEAVKKIGTLIKAVHGIVAAEGFNVHPDKTRVMRRSSRQEVTGLTVNEAVAVPRDLLVALARQDEKKRAAHARVTAPIPSRVPNVPSPPADATRAAGPQAAPATGPATAPSKKRQPWFVTALVILVALAFLPLPGGPAIAGAMLFLYFSRWWRR; encoded by the coding sequence ATGATCCGGCTCGGCTTCTGGCCCGACGGCGAAGACGCGCCGGCGCCCGCCGCGGACGTCATCCGCGCCCGTGCCGATGCGATGCGCGAGCTCACCGAGTTGCAGCGCCAGAACGCCATGCTCGGCGATCCCCAGCGCGCGCTGAAGGAGATGCACAAGCGCCGCAAGGCCGAGGCGATGGCGCGGCGGCAGGAGACAAAGCGTCGCAACGCCGAGGCGCGACAAAGCCGGGCCTTTGCCTGGTACGATCGGCGCAAGCGCGACGTGCTCTATCTCGGCGAGGACGTCTCGCGCGGCCTTCATGCCCGCACCACGGCGACGCTCCTGCGCGACGGCCTGCCCCCGCTCGCCGATGCCAAGGCGCTGGCTGATGCGATGGGCGTGCCACTTGGCGAGTTGCGCTTCCTCGCTTTCAACAGGAAGGTGGCGTCGGTCAACCACTATCAGCGCTTCACGATCCCGAAGAAGAGCGGCGGCGAGCGGTTGATCTCGGCACCGATGCCGCGCCTCAAGCGCGCGCAGTATTGGGTGCTCGAGAACATTCTCGCGCGGGTGCCGCTGCATGATGCCGCGCATGGATTTGCGCCGCAGCGCTCGATCCTGACCAATGCGCGCAACCATGTCGGCCGTGACGTGGTGATCAATCTCGATCTCAAGGATTTCTTCCCGACCCTGACTTACGCCCGCGTCAAGGGCCTGTTCGAGGCGCTGGGCTACGCGGAGGCAGTCGCGATCCCGCTTGCGCTGCTGTGCACCGAGCCGATGGTCGACCAAGTCGCGCTCGACGGCGAGCGACATTTCATCGCGGACGGTCCGCGGCTGCTGCCGCAGGGCGCGCCGACCAGCCCGGCGATCACCAACCTGATCTGCCGCAAGCTCGACAAACGCCTTGTCAGGCTCTCACGCGTCCTCGGCTTCGTCTACAGCCGCTGCGCCGACGATCTGACCTTCTCCGGCTCGGGCGAAGCGGTGAAGAAGATCGGCACCCTGATCAAGGCCGTGCACGGCATCGTCGCGGCCGAAGGGTTCAATGTCCATCCGGACAAGACCCGCGTGATGCGCCGCTCGTCGCGCCAGGAGGTCACCGGCCTCACCGTCAACGAGGCGGTGGCCGTGCCGCGTGACCTGCTGGTCGCGCTGGCGCGGCAGGACGAAAAGAAGCGGGCTGCGCATGCGCGCGTCACAGCGCCCATCCCGTCGCGCGTGCCCAATGTCCCGTCACCGCCAGCGGATGCGACGCGTGCGGCCGGTCCGCAGGCGGCTCCTGCAACTGGACCGGCGACGGCACCAAGCAAGAAAAGGCAGCCGTGGTTCGTCACCGCATTGGTGATCCTGGTGGCTCTCGCATTCCTACCGCTCCCCGGCGGCCCCGCGATCGCCGGCGCGATGCTGTTTCTGTACTTCAGCCGATGGTGGAGGCGCTGA
- the lipB gene encoding lipoyl(octanoyl) transferase LipB, translating into MVNDRQSLDLTTFARPSGGDAVEWRISNSPVPYPDSLAAMDARVAAIATGEAPELVWLLEHPPLYTSGTSGKADDLLDARFPTFQSGRGGQVTYHGPGQRVAYVMLDLKGRRPDVRAYVASLEEWIIRTLAAFNVRGERREDRVGVWVKRPDKGPGHEDKIAAIGVRLRRWVSFHGIAINVEPDLSHFQAIVPCGVVDPRYGVTSLVDLGLPVTMADVDIALRQAFSEVFGDTAARLRETAI; encoded by the coding sequence ATGGTTAACGACCGCCAAAGCCTCGATCTGACGACGTTTGCACGCCCCTCGGGCGGCGACGCGGTCGAATGGCGGATCTCAAATAGTCCGGTCCCCTACCCCGATTCTCTCGCCGCGATGGATGCACGGGTCGCAGCGATCGCCACGGGCGAGGCGCCAGAACTGGTGTGGCTGCTGGAGCATCCGCCGCTCTATACCTCCGGCACCAGCGGCAAGGCCGACGACCTGCTCGACGCGCGCTTTCCGACCTTCCAGAGCGGCCGCGGAGGCCAGGTCACCTATCACGGCCCGGGCCAGCGCGTGGCCTATGTGATGCTCGACCTCAAGGGGCGCCGGCCGGACGTGCGCGCCTATGTCGCTTCGCTGGAAGAATGGATTATCCGGACGCTTGCGGCCTTCAACGTCCGCGGCGAGCGCCGCGAGGACCGCGTCGGGGTCTGGGTGAAACGCCCGGACAAGGGGCCTGGCCATGAGGACAAGATCGCCGCGATCGGCGTGCGGCTGCGCCGCTGGGTCTCGTTCCACGGCATCGCGATCAATGTCGAGCCCGACCTTTCGCACTTCCAGGCGATCGTGCCCTGCGGCGTGGTCGATCCGCGCTACGGCGTGACCTCGCTGGTCGATCTCGGGCTGCCGGTCACGATGGCCGACGTCGACATCGCGCTCCGGCAGGCCTTTTCCGAAGTGTTCGGCGACACCGCGGCGCGGCTGCGGGAAACCGCGATCTAA
- the fliN gene encoding flagellar motor switch protein FliN: MPTLDKVSVDLMVVLGTTTMPIHQVMRLSRGAIIELDATEADEVKILANNLPVASGVVLVDRNRIAVEVKQMLPKSPGVRS; the protein is encoded by the coding sequence GTGCCCACCCTCGATAAAGTCAGCGTCGATCTCATGGTGGTCCTCGGTACCACCACTATGCCGATTCACCAGGTCATGCGGCTCTCCCGCGGTGCCATCATCGAACTGGATGCCACCGAGGCCGACGAGGTCAAGATCCTCGCCAACAACCTGCCGGTGGCCAGCGGCGTGGTTCTGGTCGACCGCAACCGGATTGCGGTCGAGGTCAAGCAAATGCTGCCGAAATCTCCCGGGGTTCGCAGTTAA